One Dioscorea cayenensis subsp. rotundata cultivar TDr96_F1 chromosome 19, TDr96_F1_v2_PseudoChromosome.rev07_lg8_w22 25.fasta, whole genome shotgun sequence genomic window, ATGCAGGAAGTGCTGCAATATTTGTAGTGATACCGATGAAATGGAACCTTGCCTGCAAGAGAAACATTGCAGCATGAGCATTTGATGTCGGTTGCTGAACTCGCGGCCGGAGAACTGATTGGTGCTGGAGCTGTACTGACTGGTTGAGCATTGAGTGCCGCTATCCTCCTCTCGGCCGCAGCTGCTCGCTTTTCTCTGGCTTCTGTGAGAGCTCTTTGTTGCACCTCCTGGTCAATGTTACATTTACATTAAGAACAAAATGTTCACTCAtcgaaagaagaagaataaacaGGTGTGAATTATTCAATATTCAAGCCTAACCTCCTTGGAAATGGATGGTTTGATATTAGATTTTGTTTGAGGTTTTGGGAGGGTAGGAGCAGGAGTCTCTTGGCTTTGTGAAGAAACTTTTGAGGTGTTCTCTGCTTCTGCCTGAGCCTGCAATTTAAAGCAAAAGATGAGCATTATGTGAAGGAAAATGAGAATGTTAATCAGGAAAATGACTAAGGAAGTCGGACAACGATAAAATTTAAACCTTAgccttttcttttgctttccgCAATTTCTTCAACTCTTTGGCTTTAGCTTTCCTCTTGGCGTCTTTCTCTGCCTGCATGCCCATTTCAAtagaaaatatttcaattaaatttaGTTAAATTTCCATAGAGCTTATTATGCAGCCATAGACAAAGGGCAGAACAATATTACCATGAAGATAACAGTCCTAAATAATAAGAGATCACTATCATTGAAATCTtgtctaataaaaaaatgtgtggCAATGGCAGGAATAGGCATTCTTTAGAGATTATAACTCCAGTAACCATCCCTAGAATATTCTTTTCATCACCACATCCATCTCAATATTTTCTGTTACCATATTCACCAGGCATAACCAAACTCATTGTTAGCATTCCTCACTTGTCAGCAGTTTtgatcatatattatttttcactaCCCTCACTATGTCTACACTTTGCAAATGACAAAACCAAACTCATTTTAACATGATGCATACAATAATGAGGGGCCACTAACATGTCAAACAAGTTAAATGAAGCATTAAATGATTACTACATCAGGTATAATTTACAAAAGAGTTCCAAGAAGAAACCAGGAATGATCATTACCTGTTTGGCAGCTTGGGTCTCCTCCATTTCCTTCGTCAATGGACTGGGAACATTGGCAGCATGCCAATCCCACTTGTCAAGATTTAGAGCCATAAACCTTCGGAACGTATTTCTGACTTCTTTTTCTGTAGCCAACATATATGGAGTTCGACCTCTTGGATCTTTTATGCAAGGATTCAAGCCCTGTTCAAGAAGCTCTAAAGTTTGTTGAGCATTGCCTGATCTTGCCGCTTCATGGAGAGGTGTTAATTCATTTTCAGGTGGTAAAAAACTTATGTTCTTGGCATCACTTGGTAAATTCAAATCTGAGGATTCAGCATCTGAAGATAACTCAGGCGAGGTTTCCTTTACTTTCAGTTGTTTATCCAGATGTCCTTCATCTGATTCCAGATTGTCGTTTTGACCATCAGCTATGTTCATCTGAGACTCCTCCACACTTGTCTCCCAATTTACCTCATACGTGATTTGTGTTAAGTGGTTGTATAGGCGTTTTGCTTCCTTAAGAGTAGGCCTATGGACTGTCAGAGGAACATGTCGCACCACATGTTCATGAAAATTCAGTTGCGGCTTCTCATCATCAAAAAGAAGCTGACGATTTTTAGAAGGGGCATAAATGAAAATGCACGAGGCAGATTGAATGTACTGTTTCCAAGAGACTAACAATTCTTGTATGTCCTGCAGCAAAAGCAAACAGATTGTTAGAAGACTAAAGAAGTGTGTCATCTGATAAATTCATAGTGAGACTTAATTCAAATAGGACATAGCTACTGATCCAGACCAAGGCTGAAACAATtcaacttggaaaaaaaaaccataaaaatcatATGCTAGGTATGCAAATTAAGTTGTTTTGACATGCGAATGCATCAATGCACATACAACTCTAAACAAAACAATATCTCAAAGGTTTAAGCATTAATAATATGGCGAGTTTGAACAGAATGCATCTGGAAAAGCTAAAATTCTGTTAAATTCAAACTCAAGGAAATCCACATGAATGTTCTACATGGCACAGTAATTGGTACCTTTTTTAGTGCTGCTTCATTATAACGCCTAAGAGCTGAACCTGCTGAATGTGCAGCTTTCCCAGTTGCATCTTTGGAAGATTGCTTCTTCCCAGCTTTTGCCCTAACAACATACCTACAGAACAACAAGAGAAGGATACCTATCTTAGAGAAACAAAAGAGCATCTGGTATCGAAGCATGAAATTGCAATAAGGATTGAAACGTAAACATTCCCTTAAATCTAGATTACCTACTTGCATCAATCTACACATCAATGAATTTGTACAGGAAAACATGCATGTATGTCAAAGATTTTAAAACCAAGTTTCTCCTCAGAAAAATCAGAAGATCCACACAAATGATATTAGCAGGTTCAGACAATCAGGACACAAGATTCAGGCTAAGAGGAAAACTTCAAAGATAATGatttaactatataaaaataaagtagcATATGTACACTTTCTCAAATGAACAAAATTtgttcaataaaattaaaaaagaatattaagTTGGACCAATCAGCTTATGCAAGATAGTGTTCATCAACAGCAATTTGATCTAATCTGGTGAATAAAGGCATCAATCAATATTGGTCATTCAGCAAGTAGGACTAAGAACAGATATGTGGTCTATGGTTAAAAGACTAGAATCAATGGAAGGGCAATAGAGTTGTTTGAGTGCAAGATAGAGAAGAGCAAATCATGTTACCACACATCGCAAGAACTATTCAGAAACTAACACAGAAAACTCAGTTCAACTCATTTCCACAGCAAttccaagaaaaaaagatgaatgCATTGTTTCACTAACCTATGGAAAGTTTTATGGGCTATGATAGAGTTGCCATCAAAAACACACCCAGCAAAATGTCCACCACTTGCAAGCAAGACAACCCTTAAATGTGTTTTATTTCGAGGTTCACAAACTAACGCTTTCAATCTACTGATCAAGTCAACCTCATCCATGCACGGCAAACATCCAGCATCTCCAAACTGACTTGATTTACTATTGTCAAGGGAAAGATGAGCAGATTCATCCATAAGCAAGCAACGCCAAACAGAAATTGTGTCTCCTGACTGAAGATGGAGAaacaatctttgtttaatttcttcattgctctTACTGCATAATCCTTTCTCTGACTCATCTTCAGAATCAGATATGCTCGATATATCAAAGTCTTCGAAGGATGCATCACCCCCCAACTCATCAAAGTCCTCTTCCTTGATGATATTCTTACCAGAAATGCTTAATTTAACCTGCAATCAATAACAATCTATAAGCAAgaaatctcataaaaaaaatgatgacgACAAAATGCTTGAAGAAACAGGTAAAGTTACATCATTAAACAAGTGAAGCAGGAAGCAGAACTATGCTATACTCTTTTAAAAGAAATTCAGTCTAAGAAGGACAAGTTGCAGCACATATCACAGCtaacaaataacaaagaaaactaaTCCCTGATTCATTATTCAATCTTTCTCTCAGTTTTCTCCCTACTTATTTACCATTAATCACTTCCATCAATAGAAAAGCACACCAGTACTTTTATATAAGTATTTACATATGTCAAAGAAGTCAGTAAGCCATGTAGGACAAGTTAACCTCTTTTATACATTGCATCAGGACAAAAGAGAAGCATCCCTTGGTTAAAGACAGATAATGGAGAGAGGACCAAAACAAACACTAAATACTTCTCCAAATCATGAGCAAAATCAACTAAGTTCCAGATTCTAGTAGTATTATTAGCACAATTCATAGATTGTTTTCGGAACTCTAACCAGTGGTAGAGTGATTAAGGATCATTCAACTTCCAATTAATCACAATATGACatcaaatactataaaaattcTCTCAAACAAAGGCCTTCAATCCAACAAAAAAGTTGATTAATTTCGGATACATAAATACGTTTATTGTTAATATTAGTAGCAAAGCACAAAAGGTAACACACATGGatgcaaaagaacaagaaagcaATTGAGAGGTCACAGCGATCGAAGATTCAGATTAAGCAAAACCATAAATTTCACACAAATTGTTCCAGTTTCTACAATAAAATGGAGAAGATTACGAGGAAGCTTACATTGAGGCGATGGAGATCGGACTTGAAGTGGAAGCGCTGGTCCTGGAGAGACTCAAACCCTTGTTTGCAAGTGTTGCAAGTCCATATAGTCGCCGTCTCCTTCCCTCTTCCCTCCACCCCAAACGCTTCATCAACGCACCCCTCTGCCGGGGCTTCAGCTCTAAGGGGCGGCGACGGCGGGCGAGGAGCGAGAGAGATGCTGGATGGGATCTCGAGAGGGCGGAGGAGTCGAGAGCAGTCGAAGAACCCGGCTGGGAGATCGAAGATGGATTGATACCTGGGTTCCCGCCGCTTCCTCTCGCTCGCCGCCATTGCTGAGAGCTCGTCGTCCAAAGCCACGAATCCGAAGGCCGTGCTGGACCTTTGCTTGTGATTTCGTTTGCTTTCGCGGGGCTTGAGAAGTGGCCCAAATCATGTAATCTTTTTGGGCcgaatataaatttaaaaaatcaattgtttTTACAGATACAggcctacatatatatatatatatataattttgggattattttttcatatttcgagttataataaatataaattttcagaatatatattttttttttctaatattattacAAGTATATGGGGtaccaaataaaataatggtTTCGAGTTTTGTAAGTgaggaataaattttttttttattattattatctctaAGAATTAATAAGGTTAACTGCTAAGGGAAAGGGTAATGCAATAAGCTCAATTTTTCATGTACAAACACACATGTTAAAGGAAGAAAATTTATGAagttatatatgtaattttagatttgtttttaatgggtgtatttgtaaaaaaaaacatcaaaataaatatcatatttaaagtAAACAGAAATTTATTTGTTACCGacgaccatttggtctattggcatcgggtcccttGCGTAGTCGGGTCCCTTGCGTTcgcctcgagtgtcgagcgtggctccacgagttcgatccccatctcgcgTAAGGTGAGGGCACAGTTCAGTGGTGAGCGCATCTCCCCCACGTGTTTGTCCCTGGTTTCAACGTTTGTCGTCTTTctcaaaaattatttgttgCCTTCAATAAATATCTTGCACCAAACTTAGCGACTCTCTCACCCTTTTGTAGTAATAAATTATCCTTATGACTAAATTATAAATGTGTAATTCAAACATATATACGTGTGTGTATTAGAAGTACAAGCTTTTATATGTcgaacattttcttttcttgttgacTGTATCTGCAATTTGTAATAATGTCATTCGTATGTCTTAAAATTGGAAGAGAAGGcgaaatatttttgaaaaagattaAATTCAAAGGACTGTACTGTACGAGAGTCTCTTTAATTTTCTTCCAAATTACTTTCGATGTTTGTACGGACGAGACGCCAATGAATTCACATATAATTGCAGGGTTAATGAACCAAATAAATCCAACCGAAATTCTAGGGCATTTGCGTTTCTCATTTATATACAAATTGcaaaatcatttattatataGGTTGAAtcattaaataactttattaaataaacatcatttctcTGGCTTATATTATAATCACTTTTTCCAAATCTAAATAAAACATGTTTcagacataatttttttataaatatataattcaaaatataatgctAAATCATAAATAGGCATATAATATAATAGGATAGAGTAACTTCATAAAGATGTATATAATAGGATAGAGTTACttcataaagatatatatatatatatatataaatttcatgaATCACAAGAGGCAATGAAACAGATCCGGAGACAAACCACACAAGGGGGACAGCCACACAAAGCCACCTAGCCGTGTCGACAGAGACCTGATGAAAAGCGCTCTTACTATGGATTTGAGGCCTACCCACCGATGATGCTGCAACGCGACGCCACCAGTGGGTTTCATACACAAAGAAGAAGTGAACCAAGTAACCCAACCCCAAACCCAACAAACAAGAAGGCTCCCACCAAACCAAACACCCAAATGGACCACAACAACAAACAACGCCAAAAGGAGACAATAAGCAAAATCCCAATTAAAAGCAGCACCTGCTCAGCTGTGCCCTCACATGCCCTCCTCATGTACCActccctctttctctctctctctcttatgaGTTATGATTCCCTCCCACCACCAATCCCACTCGCTTAACACATTTTTATCAAACACCATGCCTGCCTGCCTGCCTGTCTGTCCTCAAGCGTCAATCACAACACAAGTGGGCTTCTTTTCAACTACGCCGTAGAAAAACgaacaaatcaaaatcaaaatccacAGACCACTCGAATGCTAAGCGAGAAAATTAAAACcggaaaatataaaaaaagaaaaaagaaaaaaataaaaataacagcaCGAATTATCGAACAGGGAACGGAACGCTCACAAAACGGAAACCAGTGCCACGATGATGGAGATAAGAGAAATTAGGGTTCCGGCAAGCATCGCCGGAGCTGCGGATTTGTCGTCAGCTGCCTTCTCATCAGCTGCTGGGGCATCTGATGGTGATTCAGTTGCAGGAGAAGAAGCTGGCGGCGCGGGTGGAGAGTGATGCTTTTTCGGGTGGGCTTTTGCCTTTTTCGGTGATGGAGCTGGGGCCTCGACTGGCGACGGAGTCGGTGATGGCGGGGTTGCTGCTGGTCCTGGTGCTGGGGCCGGCGAGGGTGCTTTGCCGAAGAGCTCGACGGGCAGGAGAATGCTGTCAACGGTGAGTACACAGACAGGGGTGTCATCCAGAATGGTGCTGGCGACGCGGGAGCTGTCAACGCCGGTGCTAAGGCTAACATCGTCGCCTCGAGTGACGACACCGAGGTCGTACTTTCCGGCTCCGCTGGAGGCCATAGTGGCAAGCCGACCAGTCGCCGTCTTCAACGACGCTTTGGGGGTGTAAGACGCCAGCGCATGGTACTGAAGGACCGTGACGAGCTCTGCACTAGAAAGGGATGCCAGATCGGGGATGCCCGGAGCCTTGAAGGCCTCGTCATTGGGAGCGAAAAGGGTGAGGCCCTTAGTCATGGCGGACTCGAAGATCTTGAGGACACCAGAGGAGGAAAGAAGGGAGGCGAAGGTCTTGCACCCGGCCTTCTCGAGAAGCCCGGTGAGGTTGGAACCGGAGGCGGTGGGGGCGTCAAGAAGGCCTGGGAAAGTGATCGGCGCGGAGATCTCGACGACGGAGAGGTTGTACGGTTCCTCTTTGATGGCTTTGGTGTAAGTAGCATCAGGTTTGGAGCCGGGAGCGGCGGAGGCGAAGGCGACCTTGCCACCGCGCTGATTGGTGATGTTCACAAACCCTAGGTTACCGGGCTCGTTGCCGGTGGTCTGGAGGAGCGTGGTGGAGAGGACGGCGCCGCCCTGGAGGTTGTGGAGCTTGGCGGGATCGAAGTAGTCGAGGAGAGTGAGAAGCTGGAGAGCGTTCTTGATGGCGGCGAGAGGGCGTTTGGCGGCGAGAGCCGCCATGGCGGCATTGGGAAGCACGAGGCACGTCACCGTATCACGGGAGTTGATCTCGTCGGCGACCTTAGTTTGCGTGAGATAACTATTATACAGGCTGTAGTCCGGGAAGCCATCGAGGATGGCGGTGATGTTATGAGCGTCACCGGCCGGTGACCACACCACCACCATTAGAGATACGAGAAGGATCGAGAAGAAGGTATGCTTCCCTTCCGCCATTGCTATGAACTCCAGAAGCTTAGCTACTCTTGCTTCTTTGCGAGggtgaaagagagagagagagagaatataaGGTTGGGGTTGGGTTAGGTTAAGGTAACCAGGGTTAAGCGGAGAGTTAGTGTGGGGTTTAGGAGCAACGGCACGTGACGTTGCCGAAAGATGAGAGAGGAGATCTGGCCGTTGATCAATTCTAGCCGTTGTTGGAGGTCATCCACCGTTAGATTTGCCTCGGAAGTAGTACTACGAAGAGGTTCATTTCCCGAGGCGGGATGGATTTGAAGGAACGCGTCGGTAGCTAGTGCTCAGCCGGAAATGGACAACACTGCCCCCATGTGCTTGTGTTTGTGTGAATGAacttttatttggttatttaaataatatatatatatatattattattttttgttttcatcgtaacaattatttttcattatttaaaaaatatgtaaaattagTTGGATATTGAGGAGAGTTGTTAACTTTAGTGGTGGATGACAGTGTGGCTTCTTCACTGGTGATGAAAGGTGGAGTGATAGcgctttttctttgtttaagcTTTTTGGATTTGACAAAGAGCATGGGATAGAAATGTGAGGTTGATTGGTGTGTGATATCATGATTTGTGATGTCGACTAAGAAGTTCTTTCAGAATCTATACTTTTTTCAAGATTTATTTAGGCTTTTTTGGGATGTTGATTctgtttgttttgttctttaaatttttaaggtAAAAATAAACTTCATCTTTACACTAGGAAATTATGAATTTgttaaaacttaaatatttgaaattcaagtAACTGACCAAAACTCATGGAGGCCCCACAGAAAAGTGTATGttcttgtaaatttttattacatCTGATTATGTTAGTAGTTGCACCAATCTCTGTGcaagcattttattttgaaatattaatgtTGCTTTGTGTGAAGATATAGTAATAACATATTTTACTAGCATTAACTTGTTCACATGGTAACACCCATGCTAGGGCTACAAATGATCCAAGACATTTGCAACCTACTCAAACCTCAGCTCGGAAAAAACTCATTAATTAAAGCACTGTTTGGTTATCTATaaccaaaattatatataatacagTGTAATTGATGTTAGTTTTGTTGTAACTAagaatgatatatttattttttatttgtttggtttgatataaGTTTAAATGTATAGTTACCATATAAGTGAGTCGGTGAGATTATccccattatttatttatttatttatttatttatttatattattaattatttaatacttttcattaaaaataatttatttaaaaaataattaataaatttaataaattaaaaaatatttaatatttctttaattttattacttgaaaaaaattataattaatttcattaattttataaaaacaattatgataaaatatttaattatataaatactaaactataaaaaatataatatttatttaatttattacttaaaaataatttttaattaatttttaaaacaatataatattttcaatactaaaaaaatattttttcataaaaatatttaatcatataaatagtaaattattaaaatatttaatatttatttaattttattactttaaaatatttttataattatttttaaaagaatataatattttcaataaaaaaatatttttgtcataaaaaattatatttgtttaattttattacttaaaaatatttttataattaaatttaaagataatttactttattaaatattttagaattaaataCATGATGAGTGGATATCACTTAATTTTACTATATCGGTAAAAGTGGATGAGATGTAAGTTCACTTACATATAAGTCGAACTTTTACATCAAACTAAATACTCACTTGCATGTAAAACCACTTATATTACAactatttttagttatttacaTGTAACCAAACAATCCCTAAATGAGCTGAGTTTGAGCTTAACTTTTGAGTGAATTATTAAACAAACTGAAGTTGAGCCACTTGTTGCTCAGCTCGTTAAGACTTGGAAACCTTGTCAGAAGCTTGATAAACGAACAAGCTCGTGAGCAAGCTTTACAAGCCTACTAACGGGCTTACTCTTGAGCTTGCTAAACAAACTTAACTCACTAGACTACTAACTATTATGTTAAACAAACCTAATAATGAACTTACTAGTCGCAAACATGCTAAACGAGTTTGCTAAATGAATATTCTTTTCTAATGGatttatgtattaaaaataatttattaataatagttattatgatttattattttttatacttcttTTGAGGCAATCTTGAAGTGAGCTCGAGCTTAGTTTGTTTTTACCATAAACGAGCTTCTTTTCGAGCAAAGTTTGAATCGAGCTTGAGCTTGTAGCTAGCCTAATTCTGTCGAGCCGAGTTTAAACACTTCAAAGCTCGACTCGACTCAGCTTTGTTATAGTCATAATCCATATTGTGGCCAGAAAAGAAGACTGGTTTGCGTTAATAATAATGTCTCACTTTTAATTTTGCGTTAAGCTAGAACAAAGCCTGATTTAATTGAATATTTATCTAAACAAATAGAAAACCACTCAAActaaattgcttttttttattaaaatataaaataagaaaataagtatAGAAACATTATGATAGTCGCCTTATGTATAATGTAGTAACTCATCCAagacaaatttcaaaataatataaattaaaaaggttGACGGTTTCATGCCGGTGCAGTCAAGCTTAAAACTAACCTCAGCTGGCGTAACTCATTAGCCAACTCACTCAACCCTAATCCAAACAGCAATAGCAAGTAAATCAACCTCGATCTTTACAACTAAACATATCAGTAACATTCCTATACACACCACGATGTAAATTAACGTATGCAGATACTCCTAAATATTCTAATAGCAattattctatttaaaaatttaattttaaagtcaatatatattttttttaagttatgcATTTAAACAAccattgattcaaaaatgtatatatttatcataGTAGCTTATTCTAGTTGTTCATATACTCTACTATATAGTTAATAGCTGTGAGTTCACCCTTGATTCCGGGTATAATCAAGCTAATAACGAGTGAGAGTTTAGCCCAACACAGGGGGAAAGGTTAAATATCttgaacattttttattttttaatgagagGTAAATTGgttctttttctcttattatagattatttatttcaagaaaaaattacattaataataataataataataataataataataataaaatggggTTTTTGCAGGCATacccctaaaaaattttgaaattacatatttacccctgaataaaagttaattgcatacatacctttgaataatatacataattgcgtatatacccttgcattaacaaacaacaaatatataaaattaccattataccattgcatatatacccttgaaaagtttttttaagttgtacaagggttattttggaccttttgtatatcttaatccaagttataaccatacTTTGATTACCGAAATCTAACTATAGGGGCATACCCgtaattacttatatttttcagggatatatatataattatattttttctagtgtaaatatgtaattatagaacttttgatGTGTTTATAACTAATTCTCCctaataaaatatgagaatgagattttgtttgtttcttttttttaattacattgtGTTCGGTTatcaattatgaaaattaaGTAATGGAGTATAATGAATCACCAGTAGATCAATGCATTCATTTCCATATTCAATCCATTAGCCTGTTAACGGCCCAGATTGGTCCTTTTTCCAATCTCGTGGATTCAAGTTCAACCATGCTGACGTGTCCTCATTCTCAGCCTCCTTTTCCCATTCGTATATCCAACCGCCATCCAAAACAAGCTCCACAGATATAAAGAGAGACCCAgagaacgagagagagagagagaatttaATGGCAATGGCGTCTTCGATCGTGGTTGGGATGAAGCCAAGTTTGGGCTACTACGGAGTAGCAGAGGTCCTCAGATCGAGACAACAGCAGCCGCAGCCGCAGCCGCAGCGGCAGGGAACCCGAAGAATGGCGGTTCTGGTGCGAGCCCAAGGAACGATAAACCCCGAGATCCGCAAGGACGAGGCCAAGGTCGTCGATTCCGTCCTCGTCTCCGACCTCTCTAAACCTCTCACTGCGTATTGCcggtataaatataataacctCTCGATTTCAATTGCTTCTCTTGTTTTCCTCCCTTTTGGTTTGGATTGCTTGATTCTATTGGGATGAGGGTTTTGGTTTTCAGGTGCTGGAGATCGGGGACATTCCCTTTGTGCGATGGAAGCCATGTGAAGCATAATAAGGAGACTGGGGATAATGTTGGGCCTTTGCTTCTCAAGACTAAGTGATTGCAAGATAAgtccttttgattttttagggcttttaatgaattgagctatatattaatttattatgctgTTATTGTTTCTTATGACTATCACTTTAATTACACTTTTATTTTGAGGTTTTTGTCCAAAAATTTTAGATTAGGCCATGTGTGATTGTTGTGCTTTGAAGTGTCTAGCATTTAGAAGATTGGATTGGTAGAGGAGTAATTGGaattaaatttacaattttGAGGGATTGGGGATtggaatttgaattttttttttttaagtaaccTTTAACACCTGCCCTATAATTGGGAGGCGTTTATTTCGGTGGGAGCAGAGAGAAATTGGCGAAGTCAAATCATTTTCCTCCGttgttttggtgtttttttttttcataaaggGAGAGAAGTGTGATTTCCACTACTTCAAACTAAAGTGGAATTTTAACTAAATCaacttcaataatttttttttactaaaataggtGAAAGtgagttataaaaaaaaaaaccaacttcCCTCCACTTATAGTCCTTTTTTTAAACTCACAAAAAATCATCCAGGCCAAAATCTCaaatttcattctcatttcttgACAAATACAtatcaaaaatattagaagtgATATCAGTTCCCCCACTT contains:
- the LOC120283741 gene encoding CDGSH iron-sulfur domain-containing protein NEET, whose product is MAMASSIVVGMKPSLGYYGVAEVLRSRQQQPQPQPQRQGTRRMAVLVRAQGTINPEIRKDEAKVVDSVLVSDLSKPLTAYCRCWRSGTFPLCDGSHVKHNKETGDNVGPLLLKTK
- the LOC120284176 gene encoding uncharacterized protein LOC120284176; amino-acid sequence: MAASERKRREPRYQSIFDLPAGFFDCSRLLRPLEIPSSISLAPRPPSPPLRAEAPAEGCVDEAFGVEGRGKETATIWTCNTCKQGFESLQDQRFHFKSDLHRLNVKLSISGKNIIKEEDFDELGGDASFEDFDISSISDSEDESEKGLCSKSNEEIKQRLFLHLQSGDTISVWRCLLMDESAHLSLDNSKSSQFGDAGCLPCMDEVDLISRLKALVCEPRNKTHLRVVLLASGGHFAGCVFDGNSIIAHKTFHRYVVRAKAGKKQSSKDATGKAAHSAGSALRRYNEAALKKDIQELLVSWKQYIQSASCIFIYAPSKNRQLLFDDEKPQLNFHEHVVRHVPLTVHRPTLKEAKRLYNHLTQITYEVNWETSVEESQMNIADGQNDNLESDEGHLDKQLKVKETSPELSSDAESSDLNLPSDAKNISFLPPENELTPLHEAARSGNAQQTLELLEQGLNPCIKDPRGRTPYMLATEKEVRNTFRRFMALNLDKWDWHAANVPSPLTKEMEETQAAKQAEKDAKRKAKAKELKKLRKAKEKAKAQAEAENTSKVSSQSQETPAPTLPKPQTKSNIKPSISKEEVQQRALTEAREKRAAAAERRIAALNAQPVSTAPAPISSPAASSATDIKCSCCNVSLAGKVPFHRYHYKYCSTSCMHVHREMLEDGAHHVGVVVDKEEEKEVEAVMEPTQNFVDVYPVQADAGERCNKLGKQPVKFRKAGAKRFDRQVSLETGVAAMAMEGKNTRNGVANKDDKRVLTRNGKSLGGEVGGEVMLNRKGDFSIFRTKSTLTKQNSLLPLRKDSEVNLQSMDVGGSTAGGQEEVENQSVPAGRYFAALRGPELDQVRDHEDILLPKDELWPFLLRFPIGCFGMCLGLGSQTILWRSLSSSPSLHFLSIPPLINLILWLFAVSLLLTISITYSLKSLFFFEAIRREYFHPVRINFFFAPWIACMFLTLGAPPSLFPHSPHPALWCSFMAPVFLLELKIYGQWLSGGKRRLCKVANPSSHLSVIGNFVGAILAAKVGWIEPAKFLFAIGLAHYLVVFVTLYQRLPTNEALPKELHPVYSMFIATPAAASLAWSSIYNQFDAIARTFFFIALFLYMSLVVRINFFRGFKFSIAWWSYTFPMTTASLATIKYAEEVPCFMSKALALSLSFMSSTMVSLLFISTLLHAFFWRSLFPNDLAIAITKKKSNNGARALGKQKSIVGKKPQEMKPWSSKQSSSSPLAALVSSSSTATATATATTITVAKNDDQQRGEIENKLSH
- the LOC120250099 gene encoding fasciclin-like arabinogalactan protein 8 gives rise to the protein MAEGKHTFFSILLVSLMVVVWSPAGDAHNITAILDGFPDYSLYNSYLTQTKVADEINSRDTVTCLVLPNAAMAALAAKRPLAAIKNALQLLTLLDYFDPAKLHNLQGGAVLSTTLLQTTGNEPGNLGFVNITNQRGGKVAFASAAPGSKPDATYTKAIKEEPYNLSVVEISAPITFPGLLDAPTASGSNLTGLLEKAGCKTFASLLSSSGVLKIFESAMTKGLTLFAPNDEAFKAPGIPDLASLSSAELVTVLQYHALASYTPKASLKTATGRLATMASSGAGKYDLGVVTRGDDVSLSTGVDSSRVASTILDDTPVCVLTVDSILLPVELFGKAPSPAPAPGPAATPPSPTPSPVEAPAPSPKKAKAHPKKHHSPPAPPASSPATESPSDAPAADEKAADDKSAAPAMLAGTLISLISIIVALVSVF